In Nicotiana tabacum cultivar K326 chromosome 11, ASM71507v2, whole genome shotgun sequence, a single window of DNA contains:
- the LOC107814651 gene encoding uncharacterized protein LOC107814651: MYEFGEELIIENYKVPWLIWIQLVVMILLVLLLFFGFSILDLPNNSNAGASSSTATAVSQGPTGSSPNCNSTATLQNRNQNQNIKRETEASTNHEITRADESQERDGSAEKDATIFKLFVRPQHPCNYFGLAKQAFLKCLGFDSDRDNCNTRRHAKED; the protein is encoded by the exons ATGTATGAATTTGGGGAAGAGCTAATAATTGAGAACTACAAAGTGCCATGGCTAATTTGGATTCAGTTAGTGGTGATGATTCTTCTTGTTTTGCTTTTATTCTTTGGGTTCAGTATATTGGATCTTCCTAACAACTCAAACGCTGGTGCTTCTTCTTCTACTGCTACTGCTGTATCTCAAGGTCCTACTGGTTCTTCCCCAAATTGCAACTCAACTGCCACCCTTCag AATCGGAACCAAAACCAAAATATTAAAAGGGAAACTGAAGCCAGCACAAACCATGAAATCACAAGGGCAGATGAATCCCAGGAAAGAGATGGATCTGCAGAAAAGGACGCGACCATTTTCAAGCTTTTTGTACGTCCGCAGCACCCTTGCAATTACTTTGGACTAGCGAAACAAGCGTTTCTGAAGTGCTTGGGCTTTGATTCGGATCGTGATAATTGTAACACCAGAAGACATGCTAAAGAGGATTAA